From the genome of Desulfobacteraceae bacterium, one region includes:
- a CDS encoding polyprenyl synthetase family protein yields MPDLKQLILARVADDLAAIEAALAENLTPYLDLVGEVAGHILFAGGKRLRPLLMVLAARLCGYAGSQDKKYATIFEYLHAATLLHDDLVDGGTLRRGRPVAHALFGNPTAVLVGDFLLARSLSIAAESGSPAVIGVIANITENMSQGEIHQLMRKGQLDLSREEYLEVIRRKTAVLIQGACRVGAMIAGAPEARQSALADYGHHIGLAFQMADDLLDYTADAGELGKAVGTDLKEGKLTLPVIHALDRAEAADRAWMAALITGGEVFPQDFDRLLHLLERYGGLRETRRLAEDHVRRAQAALEIFPAGESREVLHYIADYALQRRV; encoded by the coding sequence ATGCCCGACCTCAAGCAGCTGATCCTGGCGCGCGTGGCGGACGACCTGGCCGCCATCGAAGCGGCCCTGGCCGAGAACCTGACCCCCTATCTCGACCTGGTGGGCGAGGTCGCCGGGCACATCCTCTTTGCCGGCGGCAAGCGCCTGCGGCCGCTGTTGATGGTCCTGGCCGCCCGCCTCTGCGGCTATGCGGGCAGCCAAGACAAGAAGTACGCGACGATTTTCGAGTACCTGCACGCCGCCACCCTGCTGCACGACGACCTGGTCGACGGCGGCACCCTCCGCCGCGGGCGCCCAGTGGCCCATGCTCTCTTCGGCAACCCGACGGCCGTGCTGGTGGGGGATTTTCTGCTCGCCCGCTCGCTTTCCATCGCCGCCGAAAGCGGCTCGCCGGCCGTTATCGGGGTGATCGCCAACATCACCGAAAACATGTCCCAGGGCGAGATCCACCAGCTGATGCGCAAGGGGCAGCTGGACCTCTCGCGGGAGGAGTACCTGGAGGTGATCCGGCGCAAGACCGCCGTTTTGATCCAGGGCGCCTGCCGGGTGGGGGCCATGATCGCCGGTGCGCCCGAGGCCCGTCAAAGCGCCCTGGCGGACTACGGCCATCACATCGGTCTGGCCTTCCAGATGGCCGATGACCTCCTGGACTACACCGCCGATGCCGGGGAGCTGGGCAAAGCGGTGGGAACGGATCTGAAGGAGGGCAAGCTGACCCTGCCGGTCATCCACGCCCTGGACCGGGCCGAAGCCGCGGACAGGGCTTGGATGGCGGCCCTGATCACCGGCGGCGAGGTTTTCCCGCAGGATTTCGACCGGCTGCTGCACCTTCTGGAGCGCTACGGCGGGTTGCGCGAGACCCGCCGGCTGGCCGAAGACCACGTCCGGCGGGCCCAGGCGGCCCTGGAGATCTTTCCGGCCGGGGAATCGCGGGAGGTCCTGCATTATATCGCCGATTACGCCCTGCAGCGTCGGGTGTGA